AATGAGGAAATAAGGACAACGCCATGTCTTTGAACGCCAGCGTCCGGCCATGGAACAGTTCCGTGAAGTAACGTTTTTCACCGACTTTGCGCACGCGAATAATCCCCGGCATATTGAATGTTCCGTTGTATGCCTTGCGGCATAAAGTCAACAGTTCTTCTTTGTCCCAGTCGGTAAAAAACAACGCCAACACTTCGGCGGCGAGTTCCGCGTATGTCAGATCCGCCGTTGCTTCCCAGTCCTCACGCGGCGCCGGTAAATATTCCGGAACGTACAGTCCCCCATCCGGTGCCAGACCCGAAACAAGAGCTTCCGCGGCGGTAACGGACGGAGCGCGCCCGCGCGTACTGACAAACTTCATGGTATTCATCTCCTTTGGCTTACGCCCAACATGCCCAAACGGCATAACTCGGCCTTATAGCCGCGATTTATATGCATAATTTAGTACCTATTATACCATATGCGCAGATGCGTCAAGCGCGGCGCCCCTGACAAAAAAACCGCGTTTCGGTACAATATAATACACAGAGGAGGGATACCATGTCCATGATCGGTACCAAGGGAAGCTTTACTTGCGTCATTGCCGCCACGGATACGGCCGCGGCCGTCGGCAGCGGCACCGTCGACGTGTGCGCGACGCCCGTCATCGCCGCCGCGATGGAGGCGGCCGCCGTCGCCGCGCTGGCGCCGCACCTGAATGATGACGAAACCACGGTCGGCACGCGCATTTCTCTCACGCATACCGCGCCCAGCGTTGTCGGAATGACGCTGACCGCCTGCGCGGAAATCACGTCGCACACCGGACGGCAGTACGAATTTACCGTGACGGTGCGTGACGAGATCGGCGTCGTCGCTGCGGGCACGCACACGCGCGTCCTGGTGAATACGTCTTGTTTTTTAGCCAACGCCGATGCACGATCGCGCAAGTAAGCAACAAAAAAGATCCTCCGTGGAGGATCTTTTTTAGCGTCCGCGTTTCAGTGTGAAATACGTCACTTCACGATCGCAAAATACACGCAGCGGCATCCATCCGCCCGCGCCGCGACTGACGTAACCGACGCTTGCGCCGCGCGTAAACAGGCCGCGATTGTAGGGATACATCAGCGGAAATGTCTGCCCGGCGAGACCGAATTGCATGCCGTGCGTATGCCCTGCCAGCGTCAGCTCAACATGACGCGTCAAACCTTCTTCCAAAAATTGCGGGTGGTGCGCCAGCAAGATCACAAAAGCATGTTCCGGAATACCCGCCATGGCCTGATCCGTATATTCTTTGGCTTGCGCTTTCAAGTTCTCGCCGCGACCGAACGGAAAATCCACGCCGGCCACGTAGATGGTAGCGCCGTCGCGGGAAAGCGTGGCGTGTTCATTTTTCAAGACGCGAATATCGGATTGCGCAAGGTAGTCCGCGATCAGCGGCTGGTCGCGGAAGTATTCGTGATTGCCCCACACGTAATCGATGCCGAGTCGGAAATTCGGCGCTTTTTCTTTCAACAGTTCCTGCAAGGCCGGAAGTTCCCGCACGTCATCAATCAAGTCGCCGCCTAAAACGATGTAATCCACTTCATCTCGTTCCGCCTGTTCCAAGATCTCCGCCAGATCACTGACATGGTAGTACGGCCCGATGTGCAAATCGGTAATGAGCGCGATTTTAGTCCCATCAAATTGATACGGCAAACTCGTGTAGCGCAATTCTTTCGTTTCATAGTCCAAATGTTCGCTACCGTAAAGACCCGCGCCGATCATAACGACAGCGCCGATCATAATGAACGCACTAAGCGTCGCCCAAAGTCCCCTTTTTCCGCCGAGTAATGAAATGATACGCACAATGAGCAGCGGCACCGCCGCGGCGATCTGCCAGATCAGCCAGGAGACGCTGAGCAATGCCAGAAAACGACCGAGCGCGCCGGCGAAGGTGGTCAAATATAAATCCGCGTAAAAAAAGTAGTAGGCGGCTGCCAGCCACGAGATGCTTAGAAAGCTGCCGAAAAGCGTGTACCGATTCATCCTCCACAGAGCCGCCAGACACGCGGAATTTATAAAAGACACGATAAAAGAAATTGTCAATAAAGCCAGTAAAATAAAGTTTGCTCGAGCCATTTTTAATTACCGATCCCGATCTAAAATATATGTCGCCAACTTGGCATGCGGCCCCGCCATAGGAAGCGTTACAAATTCGTCCGGCCGCACCCAGCGAAAATCCCCCGCTAACGTTGACGGCGGCGTCGCGCGGTACGCGCGTAATTCCCAAATACGATGCGAAAACACATGCTTATGCCGCCAAAACCATTGCTTGGACTGCGGCGGATACTGCGCGAACAGTTCCTCTTTCGCGGCCGTCAATGTCCGCGCCAACTGTTGCGGAAACTGCCACATGCCGGCGAGCATGCCTTCTTCCGGTCGCCGTTCCAATAAAAACGCACCGTCGCGAGCGACCACGGCGACGGCGGCATACCATTTTTGTTGCTGCGTTTTTTTCGACGTACGGGCAAGGTGTCCGTCTGCCCAGTCTGATAGGCCACGCACTCCTCGCGCAAAGGGCACTGACCGCACCGCGGCGCTCGCGGAATACAGACCAGCGCGCCGAAATCCATCAACGCTTCGTTAAATGCCTGCGGCCGATCCGCGGGCAATGCTTCCGCGACAAGTTTCGTCACTTCACGATGCACGGGCGCGTCCAAAATATTATCCGTGATGCCGTACAGTCGGGCGAATACGCGCAGGACATTGCCGTCAACCGCCGGTTCCGGTTTGTTAAAAGCGAGCGAGCGGATCGCTCCCATCACGTACGGACCGACGCCGGGCAACGCCAGCAGTTCGTCACGCCCGGACGGAATTTCGCCGTCGTATCGCGCTTGGACTTCCTGCATCGCCTGCTGCAAAAGACGAGCGCGCCGGTAATAGCCGAGCCCTTGCCAAGCATGCAGAACGTCTTCCGTAGAAGCCTGCGCCACCGTCTCCGGCGTCGGAAATTTCTCCAGCCAGTTCGTGTAGTAGGCTCGCACCGCCTCCACGCGCGTCTGCTGCAACATAATTTCCGATACCCAAGTGCGGTACGGCGTTCGCTCTTCCCGCCAGGGAAGCTCCCGACCGTTGACTTTGAACCAGTCCAGCAGTTTTTCAACCCAGGTCGTCACGTAAACTCTCCCGCTCGACTTCGCGCAATTCAAACGCGATGATTTCTTCCTGATCCTCGGCGAATAAAATCATGCCTTTAATCGCATGCCCCGCGAAAAGCTGCGGTAGCCAGAGATGGTCTCCCGACCACATCTCTTCATAAGGCACGGCGTTCGGATAAAACCACTCCGGCTCCATTTCTTCCGTCGGTTTTGGCATCCCTTCGTAAAGCTCCGCGATATAAATCGTCGCCGGATGATTGAGTTCCGGATGGTCTTCAAAACGAAATAGCAAATGCCCCGTCAATACGAGATGTTCCGGGTGGACAATGAGCCCCGATTCTTCCTGCAGTTCACGCGCCGCCGCTTGGCGCAGACTTTCTCCCGAGCGCACTTTACCGCCGAAACCGTTCCATTTGTCGACGCCGAAACCGCGGCGTTTTTTGCCTAAAAGAACGGCCCCGTCATCGCGCCGTACAAACACCAACGTTGTCGGTTTCATCGCTTACGGCCTCCGGCATGCTGCGAAAGAAACGCGGCCACCGATTTATCTTCCGCGATGCCTTTCAGCAAGGTTTGCTCCGAATTTTCCATATGCCGTACCGCGATTTTGCGGGCGCGCGTCGCGTTGTGTTCGGCGATGGCTTCGACCAAATCGCGATGCTCCTGCCATGTATCCTGCAACCGCCCCGGATAATGCAGCGATACGGAGCGGAAACGCGTCAACATTTCCCGTAAGTTATTGATGATTTCGATCAGGCGATTATTGCGGCTGGCCGTATACAGAATTTGATGAAATTTAATATCCGTCTCGATAATACGGTCAATTTCCCCGTTCTCGATGTAATCGCCGATTTCCACGAGCAGGCGTTCGAGCTCTTCGAGTTCTTCCTCCGTGATGCGTTCCGCCGCCAAACCGGCTGCGAGTTCTTCGAGCGCCGTGCGGATTTCAAACACTTGGGAAATATCTTTCAGCGAAATGTCCGCGACATAGGTGCCGCGCCGCGGAATCATCACCACAAAACCTTCCGCTTCCAGTTCGCGCACCGCTTCGCGAATCGGCGTGCGCGAAACGCCGAGTTCATCCGCCAGCTGTAATTCCATCAGGCGCTCACCGGGTTGTAAAGTACCGTTTTGAATGGCTGTGCGCAATGTTTCCGCGACGAGTTCACGCAACGGGCGATACGCGTCCAAGTGGATCGGCGCCAACCGTTCATGCGTTCGTTTTTTCATCGATAACCGCCCCTCGTTTTAACTTGATAACTGCGCCAACCGCGCTGTTCCCGTTCGATTTGCCGCATCACGAAATACGCTTCGCGAGCCGTCGGCACCACCACGAAAAAGGCCGCGCCGGAGCCTGTCAGTGAATACGGGTAGCGCAGATCGCGCAAAAATTTTGAAAGCTCCTGTAACTTCGGTTCCGTCGGCGCAAGCAGCGCCAAAAAATCATTGCCCAAACGTCGCCATACCATCTCTGGCCGTTGTCCCAATGCCGCGACCACGCCAGTCACATCGACTGTTCCCGCGAACGGCGTCGTATCGTAACGCGCGTACGCCTGCGCGCTTGCCACGCTGAGCGGCGGCATGACAATGACCAGGTTCGTTTCGGGCAACTCCGGCAACGGCGTCAGCACATCGCCTTTTTCTCTGCCGCGGGCGCAACCGCCGAAAACGCAAAACGGCACGTCACTCCCGAGTTGCCCCGCCAGCCATAACAGTTCCGCGTCCGTCAAACCGAGTTGCCAAAATCGGTTCAGACCGCGCAACACGGCGGCCGCGTCGCTGGAACCGCCGCCGAGACCGCTGCCCGCCGGAATCCGTTTATTGAGTTGAATCGCCACGCCTCGCCGTTGGCCGACATAACGGCGCACCAGCTGCGCCGCTTCCCATGCCAAATTGCCGGCGCCCAAGGGTAACGATAAATCATTGCAACGAAAAATCAGTTCATCGGCCGGACTGAAAAAAACGGAATCGCTTAACGTGATGGAATGCATCACGGTATCAATATTGTGGTAGCCGTCCACGCGCCGGCCGGTAATGGCAAGCGCCAAATTAATTTTCGCGGGTGCCAATTCTTCCTGCATACAGTCACCTGCCTCTAGCAAAAATCAATCGAATCGTATAAGATGATCTATAAGATATAGGTGTTTCCGGCGCCGTCCGAAAAGGGAGTTGCCGGTAAGTAAATGGTATTTTTTCGATACATCCGTTTCCTATTCAGTATACTCGAATTTAGCGGCGCTTACAATGAGAACGCGCTGAAAGGGGCTTTATGCGCTCATTTCTACACACGCTTTTGATGGTCGCTGTCGGCTGCTTTATTTACGCGGTCGGTTTAAATATGTTTTATATTCCGCACAATTTACTTTCGGGCGGGATCACCGGCGTGGCGGTCACCATTTACTACCTGACCGGCATTTCCTTCGGTATCGCGAACTTGGTCATCAATATCCCGATGATTATTCTGTCGGTGTTGTATCTCGGCAAACGCTTTACTACCATTACGATCTACGGGACGGTCATGATGTCGGTCGCCGTCGATCTGCTCGCGCCGCTCGCGCGAACGATGTACATTCATGAGTCCGTGTTGTCCGCGGTCTTCGGCGGCGTCCTGATCGGCGTCGGCTCGGGTCTGATGTATCGCTACGACGGCAACTCCGGCGGACTGGATGTCGTCGCGGCCATTGTGAAGAAAAAATATTCGCTGGAAATGGGCAGCGTTATCTTCGCCCTTAACGCCTGCATTATGGCGGCGGGCGCGATCATCTTCAACCTGGAGCTCGCGGTCCTGACGCTGGCGGGCATGTACACGCAATCGCTCGTCACCAATAAAGTGGTCATCGGTTTGAACCAACGCAAAACCGCCTATATTGTTTCCGAGCACGCCGATGAAATCGCCGACGCGATCATTCGCGAAGTCGGCCGCGGCGTAACGATTCTCTACGGCGAAGGCGCGTTTACCAAAGGAATGCGCAAAGTCATCTTTGTCGTCATCAATTTGACGCAGATCGCGAAAATCAAAAAGTTGCTTGACGAGATCGATCCGCACGCGTTCATGTTCATTACGCCGACGGCGGATGTCATGGGGCGCGGCTTTACCTCGCCGAAAACGCCTATCATTCCGCAGGAAGCGCAGTACTACCATGATGAATTCGGTCGACTGATCCGCAAGAAAACGCTGTTCCCCACCGAAAAACATCGGGTGCAGATCGCACCGCAAGCGGACAACGACAAAGAGTCGGAGCAAGCGATATCGAAAGAATAAAAATAAAAAAGAATCCCGCTCGGGATTCTTTTTTATTGCTCATTTAACGTTTTCCCGTCACGTACGCCAGTACCTTGGCGTGTATTTCTTCCACCGTCAACAGACGGTCGCCGTCCGTGCAGCGGATCCGCACCCAGCCGTAATGCGGCGCCAAAAGATCGTAGGCGGCATAGCAGCGCGCCAAATATTCACGATCCGCTTCGTGGATGTCGGTCGC
The nucleotide sequence above comes from Negativicoccus succinicivorans. Encoded proteins:
- a CDS encoding GntR family transcriptional regulator; its protein translation is MKKRTHERLAPIHLDAYRPLRELVAETLRTAIQNGTLQPGERLMELQLADELGVSRTPIREAVRELEAEGFVVMIPRRGTYVADISLKDISQVFEIRTALEELAAGLAAERITEEELEELERLLVEIGDYIENGEIDRIIETDIKFHQILYTASRNNRLIEIINNLREMLTRFRSVSLHYPGRLQDTWQEHRDLVEAIAEHNATRARKIAVRHMENSEQTLLKGIAEDKSVAAFLSQHAGGRKR
- a CDS encoding NUDIX domain-containing protein, with the translated sequence MLAGMWQFPQQLARTLTAAKEELFAQYPPQSKQWFWRHKHVFSHRIWELRAYRATPPSTLAGDFRWVRPDEFVTLPMAGPHAKLATYILDRDR
- a CDS encoding A/G-specific adenine glycosylase — its product is MTTWVEKLLDWFKVNGRELPWREERTPYRTWVSEIMLQQTRVEAVRAYYTNWLEKFPTPETVAQASTEDVLHAWQGLGYYRRARLLQQAMQEVQARYDGEIPSGRDELLALPGVGPYVMGAIRSLAFNKPEPAVDGNVLRVFARLYGITDNILDAPVHREVTKLVAEALPADRPQAFNEALMDFGALVCIPRAPRCGQCPLREECVAYQTGQTDTLPVRRKKRSNKNGMPPSPWSLATVRFYWNGDRKKACSPACGSFRNSWRGH
- a CDS encoding 8-oxo-dGTP diphosphatase, which codes for MKPTTLVFVRRDDGAVLLGKKRRGFGVDKWNGFGGKVRSGESLRQAAARELQEESGLIVHPEHLVLTGHLLFRFEDHPELNHPATIYIAELYEGMPKPTEEMEPEWFYPNAVPYEEMWSGDHLWLPQLFAGHAIKGMILFAEDQEEIIAFELREVERESLRDDLG
- a CDS encoding metallophosphoesterase, which translates into the protein MNRYTLFGSFLSISWLAAAYYFFYADLYLTTFAGALGRFLALLSVSWLIWQIAAAVPLLIVRIISLLGGKRGLWATLSAFIMIGAVVMIGAGLYGSEHLDYETKELRYTSLPYQFDGTKIALITDLHIGPYYHVSDLAEILEQAERDEVDYIVLGGDLIDDVRELPALQELLKEKAPNFRLGIDYVWGNHEYFRDQPLIADYLAQSDIRVLKNEHATLSRDGATIYVAGVDFPFGRGENLKAQAKEYTDQAMAGIPEHAFVILLAHHPQFLEEGLTRHVELTLAGHTHGMQFGLAGQTFPLMYPYNRGLFTRGASVGYVSRGAGGWMPLRVFCDREVTYFTLKRGR
- the ispE gene encoding 4-(cytidine 5'-diphospho)-2-C-methyl-D-erythritol kinase, which gives rise to MQEELAPAKINLALAITGRRVDGYHNIDTVMHSITLSDSVFFSPADELIFRCNDLSLPLGAGNLAWEAAQLVRRYVGQRRGVAIQLNKRIPAGSGLGGGSSDAAAVLRGLNRFWQLGLTDAELLWLAGQLGSDVPFCVFGGCARGREKGDVLTPLPELPETNLVIVMPPLSVASAQAYARYDTTPFAGTVDVTGVVAALGQRPEMVWRRLGNDFLALLAPTEPKLQELSKFLRDLRYPYSLTGSGAAFFVVVPTAREAYFVMRQIEREQRGWRSYQVKTRGGYR
- a CDS encoding YitT family protein — encoded protein: MRSFLHTLLMVAVGCFIYAVGLNMFYIPHNLLSGGITGVAVTIYYLTGISFGIANLVINIPMIILSVLYLGKRFTTITIYGTVMMSVAVDLLAPLARTMYIHESVLSAVFGGVLIGVGSGLMYRYDGNSGGLDVVAAIVKKKYSLEMGSVIFALNACIMAAGAIIFNLELAVLTLAGMYTQSLVTNKVVIGLNQRKTAYIVSEHADEIADAIIREVGRGVTILYGEGAFTKGMRKVIFVVINLTQIAKIKKLLDEIDPHAFMFITPTADVMGRGFTSPKTPIIPQEAQYYHDEFGRLIRKKTLFPTEKHRVQIAPQADNDKESEQAISKE
- a CDS encoding thioesterase family protein; translation: MSMIGTKGSFTCVIAATDTAAAVGSGTVDVCATPVIAAAMEAAAVAALAPHLNDDETTVGTRISLTHTAPSVVGMTLTACAEITSHTGRQYEFTVTVRDEIGVVAAGTHTRVLVNTSCFLANADARSRK